A window of Silurus meridionalis isolate SWU-2019-XX chromosome 4, ASM1480568v1, whole genome shotgun sequence contains these coding sequences:
- the cdca3 gene encoding cell division cycle-associated protein 3: MGTTESKMSTASTPKPNPIHRLKTQRLAQLADPRSPSCGLDRTPIHVSGAASTAPEAQETVGSVFVDPRSPTVGVVRTPLKGSMKVTVSSLAQRLSTFFHNDVMGGDSDSTPLPPVSFTTQHSLPSVEQQNELSSKEPLLPPHSHDSLSGSTDCSSTPANFSSSIGYGSFSSSPFVVVGEVQVEVGVDADTTIEEAEEAILLGESPLKRELSLSMLGCREGVYSPEFFPSAENRPSTPLPPLEDRQDVDLAFALPCEPVEFNPVPVEEAAPPKTAETPQTTEEESVAEEIDILPERGLKPSEKSTPAIPEPEKTQVLPPARTFPKFDTRSPSQAVFKPQWLGVGFGATGVRARGVQSRGRGPSSPLSTRRPATDENENKVILNKQKQRGKTYIGEGRSPLQILKETNSPRNNTTQMKLKVSTPEKQRFSQMDRRALILSINKENQ; encoded by the exons ATGGGTACCACTGAGAGCAAGATGTCCACGGCATCAACGCCCAAGCCGAATCCGATCCATCGGCTCAAGACACAACGCTTAGCCCAGCTGGCAGATCCTCGGTCTCCGTCGTGTGGTCTTGACCGCACACCTATACAT GTGAGTGGTGCTGCTTCTACGGCCCCAGAAGCTCAAGAGACAGTTGGATCTGTGTTTGTTGATCCGCGGTCACCTACGGTTGGCGTTGTTCGTACTCCACTAAAGGGCAGTATGAAAG TAACCGTCAGCTCACTGGCTCAAAGGCTGAGCACGTTTTTCCATAATGATGTGATGGGTGGTGACTCTGACTCCACTCCGCTCCCTCCTGTGTCCTTTACTACACAGCACAGCCTCCCTAGTGTAGAGCAGCAGAATGAGCTGAGCTCCAAAGAGCCTCTCCTCCCACCTCATTCTCACGACTCTCTCAGTGGGTCCACAGACTGCTCGTCAACCCCAGCAAATTTCAGCTCCTCCATTGGTTACGGCTCTTTCTCCAGCAGTCCGTTTGTGGTGGTCGGTGAGGTTCAGGTGGAGGTCGGGGTGGACGCTGACACTACCATAGAGGAGGCTGAGGAGGCCATTCTTCTGGGCGAGTCTCCCCTGAAGCGGGAGCTTAGCCTCAGCATGCTCGGCTGCCGTGAGGGCGTTTACTCGCCGGAATTCTTTCCCTCAGCAGAAAATCGTCCTTccactcctcttcctcctctagAGGACAGGCAAGATGTAGATCTTGCCTTTGCACTTCCATGTGAGCCTGTGGAGTTCAATCCTGTTCCAGTGGAAGAAGCAGCCCCACCAAAAACTGCTGAGACACCGCAGACAACAGAGGAGGAG agtGTTGCAGAAGAAATCGATATACTGCCTGAACGAGGTCTGAAACCATCGGAGAAGTCAACGCCGGCCATTCCTGAACCAGAAAAGACTCAAGTCCTTCCCCCTGCTAGAACGTTCCCCAAGTTTGACACCCGCAGCCCAAGCCAGGCTGTATTTAAGCCCCAGTGGCTGGGTGTTGGATTTGGAGCGACTGGTGTCCGTGCTAGAGGAGTTCAGAGTCGTGGAAGAGGGCCCTCCTCCCCGCTGTCTACCCGCAGACCAGCTACTGATGAGAATGAGAATAAAGTTattctgaacaaacagaagcaaaggg GCAAAACTTATATCGGAGAAGGCAGATCTCCTTTGCAGATTCTCAAGGAAACCAATTCACCCAGAAACAACACTACAcag ATGAAGCTAAAGGTTTCTACTCCAGAGAAGCAGAGGTTTAGCCAAATGGACAGAAGAGCTCTCATCCTTTCTATCAACAAAGAGAACCAGTGA
- the gnb3a gene encoding guanine nucleotide-binding protein G(I)/G(S)/G(T) subunit beta-3a, whose amino-acid sequence MGEIAELRKEVENLKDQIAAARKSVQDATLQDNVSGATALGKVQLKSRKTLRGHLSKIYAMQWATDSKLCVSASQDGKLIVWDTYSTNKVNAIPLKSSWVMTCAYAPSGNLVACGGLDNMCSIYNLMPKDGHIKVMRELAGHNGYLSCCRFLSDQEIITGSGDNTCCLWDIETGSQKTTFAGHIGDCMSMSVSPDYNFFISGSCDYTAKLWDIREGRCKQTFYGHESDINAISFFPNGNAVITGSDDASCRLYDLRGDQELTSYKDSSLNSGVTSLAPSLSGRLLLAGYDDFNCNIWDMLKAERVGTLSGHDNRVSCLGMSADGMACCTGSWDSFLKVWN is encoded by the exons ATGGGGGAAATTGCTGAACTTCGGAAGGAGGTGGAGAACCTCAAGGACCAGATTGCT GCAGCACGTAAGTCAGTGCAGGACGCCACACTGCAGGATAATGTCTCAGGCGCAACGGCGCTAGGGAAGGTTCAGCTCAAATCCAGAAAGACTCTGAGAGGACATCTGTCCAAGATCTATGCCATGCAATGGGCCACAGATTCAaa GCTCTGTGTAAGCGCTTCTCAGGACGGCAAACTGATCGTGTGGGACACCTACAGCACCAACAAG GTGAACGCCATCCCATTGAAGTCTTCATGGGTGATGACATGTGCGTACGCCCCGTCAGGAAACTTGGTGGCATGTGGTGGCTTGGATAACATGTGCTCTATTTACAACCTGATGCCGAAAGATGGCCATATTAAGGTCATGCGTGAGCTGGCTGGACATAACG GCTATTTGTCTTGCTGTCGCTTCCTGAGTGACCAAGAGATCATCACCGGCTCTGGAGACAATACCTG CTGTCTCTGGGACATCGAGACTGGATCACAGAAGACCACTTTTGCTGGCCACATTGGTGACTGCATGTCAATGAGTGTGTCCCCAGATtacaatttctttatttcaggATCTTGTGACTACACCGCCAAACTGTGGGACATACGAGAAGGGCGGTGCAAACAGACATTCTATGGTCATGAAAGTGACATAAACGCTATTTCG TTTTTCCCCAATGGTAATGCAGTGATCACTGGCTCAGACGACGCGTCTTGCAGGTTGTACGATCTGCGCGGAGATCAGGAGTTGACCTCCTACAAGGACTCCAGCCTCAATAGTGGTGTCACCTCTCTCGCACCCTCACTTTCTGGCCGCCTCCTTCTGGCTGGCTACGACGACTTCAATTGCAACATCTGGGACATGCTGAAGGCTgagagagtgg GAACACTGTCAGGCCACGATAACCGAGTGAGCTGCCTCGGCATGTCAGCTGATGGCATGGCATGCTGCACGGGATCCTGGGATAGCTTCCTGAAGGTCTGGAACTGA
- the pex5 gene encoding peroxisomal biogenesis factor 5 isoform X1 yields MAMRELVEAECGGANPLMKLTGHMTQEGGAWRHRSTPTIPPTPIEIASEEELVNEFLQAPPRPPQSFDMGQLLEEMQQIDQQSYRQAPQRAPDVAALALSGDWAAEFLSGADTAVSPAQAGFDAADADWTREFINEVSDPGRWAEEYLEQSEEKLWLGDLGDKEQEREWTKEYQPGEDLKQTANELLAKVDDPKLQNTQFLQFVRQIGEGSVTVEDRAGKQLADKAQAREAQNWASSFTKVSEESAESWVDEFTQAGPDFQQAKAAVESDIDFWEKLQEEWEEMAKRDAEAHPWLSDFDQLLSTSYDKGYQFEEDNPYLSHEDPLTEGVKRMEAGDIPGAVRLFESAVQREPDNQLAWQYLGTCQAENEQEFAAISALRRCIELKKDNLTALMALAVSFTNESLHRQACETLRDWLRHNPKYRNILEQRDREREREGVREREKERERFGSLLPEALFNEVQSLFLSAAAADPTRVDPQLQCGLGVLFNLSGEYDKAVDCFSAALSVTPQDYLLWNKLGATLANGNRSEEAVAAYRRALELQPGFVRSRYNLGISCVNLGAHREAVEHFLEALSLQRQAAGDLESGASRAPGSATSVMSDNIWSTLRMALSMMGESSLYTAADRRDLDTLLAHFCQRDGETD; encoded by the exons ATGGCGATGCGGGAGCTGGTAGAGGCGGAATGTGGGGGAGCCAATCCCCTCATGAAATTGACCGGTCACATGACCCAAGAAGGCGGCGCTTGGAGACACAGGTCAACGCCCACT ATTCCCCCCACGCCGATTGAAATAGCCTCCGAGGAAGAG CTGGTGAATGAGTTTTTACAGGCGCCCCCGCGGCCTCCTCAGAGTTTCGACATGGGCCAACTTTTGGAAGAAATGCAGCAAATCGACCAGCAGTCCTACAGACAGGCACCACAAAGAG CTCCAGACGTAGCCGCGTTGGCACTATCGGGTGACTGGGCGGCAGAGTTTCTGTCTGGCGCTGACACCGCCGTCTCTCCAGCCCAGGCAGGTTTTGATGCAGCAGACGCTGACTGGACCAGAGAATTCATTAACGAAGTGTCAG ACCCTGGGCGATGGGCTGAAGAGTATCTAGAGCAGTCGGAGGAGAAGCTGTGGTTGGGAGATCTGGGAGACAAGGAGCAAGAGAGAGAATG GACAAAAGAGTATCAACCAGGGGAAGATCTAAAACAAACAGCTAATGAACTTCTTGCAAAAGTCGACGACCCCAAGCTTCAAAACACACAG TTCCTGCAGTTTGTTAGGCAGATTGGCGAGGGCAGTGTGACAGTGGAGGACAGAGCAGGAAAGCAACTCGCTGATAAAGCACAGGCCAGAGAGGCACAGAACTGGGCATCCAGCTTCACAAAG GTGTCAGAAGAGTCTGCTGAGTCCTGGGTAGATGAATTCACACAAGCGGGCCCAGATTTTCAGCAGGCTAAAGCTGCCGTGGAG AGTGATATCGATTTCTGGGAGAAGCTGCAGGAGGAGTGGGAGGAGATGGCTAAGAGAGACGCTGAGGCTCATCCCTGGCTGTCTGACTTTGACCAGCTGCTCAGCACCTCGTATGATAAG GGCTATCAGTTTGAGGAAGACAATCCGTACTTGTCCCACGAGGACCCGCTGACAGAGGGAGTAAAGAGGATGGAAGCCGGGGACATCCCCGGAGCCGTGCGCCTGTTTGAGAGTGCAGTGCAGAGAGAACCAGACAACCAGCTG GCCTGGCAGTATCTGGGAACATGCCAAGCAGAAAATGAGCAAGAGTTTGCTGCCATCAGCGCCCTCCGCAG GTGTATTGAGCTCAAGAAAGACAATCTGACAGCTCTCATGGCTCTGGCGGTCAGCTTCACTAATGAATCACTGCACCGGCAGGCCTGTGAGACACTTCGTGATTGGTTGAGACACAATCCGAAGTACCGGAATATTCTTGAACAGAGGGACAGGGAGAGGGAAAGGGAAGGAgttcgagagagagagaaggagagagagagatttggatCACTGCTACCAGA GGCTCTGTTTAATGAAGTGCAGTCATTGTTTCTGAGTGCGGCGGCTGCTGATCCCACGCGGGTCGACCCTCAGCTGCAGTGTGGTCTCGGGGTTCTCTTCAACTTGAGTGGAGAGTATGACAAGGCGGTAGACTGTTTTAGTGCTGCCTTGTCTGTTACTccacag GATTATTTGTTGTGGAATAAGTTAGGAGCTACGCTAGCCAACGGAAATCGCTCTGAGGAGGCTGTTGCTGCTTACAGAAGGGCGCTCGAACTGCAGCCTGGGTTCGTGCGCAGTCGCTACAATCTGGGCATCAGCTGTGTTAATCTTGGAGCTCACAG GGAAGCGGTGGAGCATTTTTTGGAGGCGCTTTCTCTCCAGAGGCAAGCCGCCGGTGACCTTGAAAGCGGTGCGAGTCGGGCACCAGGCTCCGCCACCAGTGTAATGTCGGACAACATCTGGTCCACCCTGCGCATGGCACTGAGCATGATGGGAGAGAGTTCGTTGTACACCGCCGCCGACCGGCGAGATCTGGACACACTACTGGCGCACTTCTGCCAGAGGGACGGAGAGACAGACtga
- the pex5 gene encoding peroxisomal biogenesis factor 5 isoform X2, whose protein sequence is MAMRELVEAECGGANPLMKLTGHMTQEGGAWRHRSTPTIPPTPIEIASEEELVNEFLQAPPRPPQSFDMGQLLEEMQQIDQQSYRQAPQRAPDVAALALSGDWAAEFLSGADTAVSPAQAGFDAADADWTREFINEVSDPGRWAEEYLEQSEEKLWLGDLGDKEQEREWTKEYQPGEDLKQTANELLAKVDDPKLQNTQVSEESAESWVDEFTQAGPDFQQAKAAVESDIDFWEKLQEEWEEMAKRDAEAHPWLSDFDQLLSTSYDKGYQFEEDNPYLSHEDPLTEGVKRMEAGDIPGAVRLFESAVQREPDNQLAWQYLGTCQAENEQEFAAISALRRCIELKKDNLTALMALAVSFTNESLHRQACETLRDWLRHNPKYRNILEQRDREREREGVREREKERERFGSLLPEALFNEVQSLFLSAAAADPTRVDPQLQCGLGVLFNLSGEYDKAVDCFSAALSVTPQDYLLWNKLGATLANGNRSEEAVAAYRRALELQPGFVRSRYNLGISCVNLGAHREAVEHFLEALSLQRQAAGDLESGASRAPGSATSVMSDNIWSTLRMALSMMGESSLYTAADRRDLDTLLAHFCQRDGETD, encoded by the exons ATGGCGATGCGGGAGCTGGTAGAGGCGGAATGTGGGGGAGCCAATCCCCTCATGAAATTGACCGGTCACATGACCCAAGAAGGCGGCGCTTGGAGACACAGGTCAACGCCCACT ATTCCCCCCACGCCGATTGAAATAGCCTCCGAGGAAGAG CTGGTGAATGAGTTTTTACAGGCGCCCCCGCGGCCTCCTCAGAGTTTCGACATGGGCCAACTTTTGGAAGAAATGCAGCAAATCGACCAGCAGTCCTACAGACAGGCACCACAAAGAG CTCCAGACGTAGCCGCGTTGGCACTATCGGGTGACTGGGCGGCAGAGTTTCTGTCTGGCGCTGACACCGCCGTCTCTCCAGCCCAGGCAGGTTTTGATGCAGCAGACGCTGACTGGACCAGAGAATTCATTAACGAAGTGTCAG ACCCTGGGCGATGGGCTGAAGAGTATCTAGAGCAGTCGGAGGAGAAGCTGTGGTTGGGAGATCTGGGAGACAAGGAGCAAGAGAGAGAATG GACAAAAGAGTATCAACCAGGGGAAGATCTAAAACAAACAGCTAATGAACTTCTTGCAAAAGTCGACGACCCCAAGCTTCAAAACACACAG GTGTCAGAAGAGTCTGCTGAGTCCTGGGTAGATGAATTCACACAAGCGGGCCCAGATTTTCAGCAGGCTAAAGCTGCCGTGGAG AGTGATATCGATTTCTGGGAGAAGCTGCAGGAGGAGTGGGAGGAGATGGCTAAGAGAGACGCTGAGGCTCATCCCTGGCTGTCTGACTTTGACCAGCTGCTCAGCACCTCGTATGATAAG GGCTATCAGTTTGAGGAAGACAATCCGTACTTGTCCCACGAGGACCCGCTGACAGAGGGAGTAAAGAGGATGGAAGCCGGGGACATCCCCGGAGCCGTGCGCCTGTTTGAGAGTGCAGTGCAGAGAGAACCAGACAACCAGCTG GCCTGGCAGTATCTGGGAACATGCCAAGCAGAAAATGAGCAAGAGTTTGCTGCCATCAGCGCCCTCCGCAG GTGTATTGAGCTCAAGAAAGACAATCTGACAGCTCTCATGGCTCTGGCGGTCAGCTTCACTAATGAATCACTGCACCGGCAGGCCTGTGAGACACTTCGTGATTGGTTGAGACACAATCCGAAGTACCGGAATATTCTTGAACAGAGGGACAGGGAGAGGGAAAGGGAAGGAgttcgagagagagagaaggagagagagagatttggatCACTGCTACCAGA GGCTCTGTTTAATGAAGTGCAGTCATTGTTTCTGAGTGCGGCGGCTGCTGATCCCACGCGGGTCGACCCTCAGCTGCAGTGTGGTCTCGGGGTTCTCTTCAACTTGAGTGGAGAGTATGACAAGGCGGTAGACTGTTTTAGTGCTGCCTTGTCTGTTACTccacag GATTATTTGTTGTGGAATAAGTTAGGAGCTACGCTAGCCAACGGAAATCGCTCTGAGGAGGCTGTTGCTGCTTACAGAAGGGCGCTCGAACTGCAGCCTGGGTTCGTGCGCAGTCGCTACAATCTGGGCATCAGCTGTGTTAATCTTGGAGCTCACAG GGAAGCGGTGGAGCATTTTTTGGAGGCGCTTTCTCTCCAGAGGCAAGCCGCCGGTGACCTTGAAAGCGGTGCGAGTCGGGCACCAGGCTCCGCCACCAGTGTAATGTCGGACAACATCTGGTCCACCCTGCGCATGGCACTGAGCATGATGGGAGAGAGTTCGTTGTACACCGCCGCCGACCGGCGAGATCTGGACACACTACTGGCGCACTTCTGCCAGAGGGACGGAGAGACAGACtga